GCTCCCTCACTAGGCTGCTCTGCTGTGCATGCACTAAAAATTAACGCAAATACCAGTATCATAGGTATCAATAATTTCTTCATCTTCTGTCTCTCCTTTTAGTAAATTATATGTAATGCATATAGGTTTATTTGTAAATGAATCTCTTCCAATCTCAGCGCTGATATTATAAACCTTTTTAAGCACCTCTTTAGTAATCACTTCTTCACAGTCCCCTGCTTTTACTATTTGACCATCTTTTAATGCAATTATGTAGTCTGCAAATCTGGCAGCTTGATTGATATCATGAAGAACCATGACTATAGTTCTTTCTTGCTCTAAGTTTAGCTTCTTTAAAAGCTCAAGCACTTCTAACTGGTGAGCCATATCCAAGTAAGTCGTAGGTTCATCGAGAAAAATTATATCTGTTTCTTGAGCCAGTGCCATTGCTATCCAGACTCTTTGCCTTTGACCTCCCGATAGAGCATCTATCGTACGAAATTTATACTGCTTTGTTCCCGTAACCTCAAGTGCCCAGTCTATTACTTCAAAATCCTTTTTTGTCAATCTGCCAAGCCCATTTTGATATGGAAATCTTCCATAGGACACAAGCTCTCCTACTGTGAGTCCTATAGTGGCTTCAGGCGTTTGAGGAAGGATGGCCATTTTCTTGGCAAGCTCTCTAGTATTTTCCTTTAAAATATCCTTGCCGTCTAAAACAACAGTTCCTGACTTATGAGAAATTATTCTAGTAATGGCTTTTAGCAATGTAGATTTTCCGCATCCGTTTGAGCCAATAATTGTAGTTATTTTTTTATCTGGAATCTCAATACTTAAATTCTTAACAATCAAATTATCATCATAGCCTATATTGATTCCCTCTGTGTATAGCCTTGACATATCTCCCTCCATCTTCTAATTAATTATATTTATAATATGATATTGATTATCAATACTAGCTATTATAGTATTAATTTGTTTTTTTGTAAATGATATAAAACAAAAAACCGCACCCAAAGGTACGGTTTAAGAACAAGATATTAATCTTTTAATAGTATTTTTTCTATCTCAGCTATATATAAAGTATGATAATCTTCTTCAGGATAGTGTTTTTTTCTCATATCTACATCTATAAAGCTTTCACGCGTCATGTCCTGAGCATATAGCTTTTTACAAATTATAGTAAGTCTTGCCTCTTCGAAATATGGAGTTTCGCCCAAATAAAGAGTAGTTAGTGCAGCTTTATTTATCTTGTCCTCATCTTTACCCGAAGCAGTTCCTAGATATGAAAGCTCTTTTTTAAAGCTTTTGTCAAAAAAGGTAAGAGAAAATCTATCTGAACCATCTACAAATTCTTTTGTAAATCTTTGAGGTCTTACAAAAATATAAGCTACATTTTTATTAAAAAGCACTCCAAATCCACCCCAAGATGCTGTCATTGTATTCACCCTGCTATTATGAGCAGCCGTTACGAGCATCCAGTCATGACCTATAAGGCGAAACGTGCTCTCATTTAAATCTATGGGGTTAATCTCTTTATAGTTCATAATGTTACCAGCTCCTGCTTTAAAATAAGATTAGTTAATTTTATAGTTTACTATTTTTAAAGTTACTCTAGACCAGTCTGATATTTAAACCGATTTTATCACATCTACCTTAACCTTGTTGTATCGTAACAGCTTCATCAAGTCTTTATAATATTTCATGTCATAGCTATGAGAAGCTATTCTTCTGCCAGAAGTATTAAAAAAATCTATATTTATTTTATCGCTAGTTTTTAT
This is a stretch of genomic DNA from Acetoanaerobium sticklandii. It encodes these proteins:
- a CDS encoding flavin reductase is translated as MNYKEINPIDLNESTFRLIGHDWMLVTAAHNSRVNTMTASWGGFGVLFNKNVAYIFVRPQRFTKEFVDGSDRFSLTFFDKSFKKELSYLGTASGKDEDKINKAALTTLYLGETPYFEEARLTIICKKLYAQDMTRESFIDVDMRKKHYPEEDYHTLYIAEIEKILLKD
- a CDS encoding ABC transporter ATP-binding protein, with translation MSRLYTEGINIGYDDNLIVKNLSIEIPDKKITTIIGSNGCGKSTLLKAITRIISHKSGTVVLDGKDILKENTRELAKKMAILPQTPEATIGLTVGELVSYGRFPYQNGLGRLTKKDFEVIDWALEVTGTKQYKFRTIDALSGGQRQRVWIAMALAQETDIIFLDEPTTYLDMAHQLEVLELLKKLNLEQERTIVMVLHDINQAARFADYIIALKDGQIVKAGDCEEVITKEVLKKVYNISAEIGRDSFTNKPICITYNLLKGETEDEEIIDTYDTGICVNF